CGCGCCGGCGTCCGGTGTTTCACGGCCACGGCCGGACCGGGCACCTTGCGGGGAATCGAAGCGATCGCATCCTGGCCCGGACACCGTCTTCCCCTCGTGGCCATTTTCACGTGCCGCGTCGTGAACGCGCCGCTCGCGATCCAGCCGGACAATATTGAAATCTCCTATTTGCTGAACACCGGGATGATCCTGTTCCACGCCGAAAACCAGCAGGACGTGTTCGATTTTATTTTGAAGTCGTTCATCATCTCGGAAATGAACGACGTGACACTGCCGGTGGGCATCGCCTACGACGGTTTTTTCGTCACTCACGCGCGCGGTTATGTCATGATGCCACCCAAGGATATCAAGCTTCCCCCCCGCGAAGCCTATCACGGGGCGGTCCCGGTGCTGGATGCCGAGAATCCGCCGGCGCGTCTTTCCCGCGATGCCCCGGTTCAAAAAAGTAATTTTATGTCTTACAACATCCATGCCGTCTGGCAGCAGGAGATCTGGGCCGCGCAGGAACGGGCCAAGAAATATATCCGACGGTACATGGACGGTCTTCTGGAAGTGAACAATCCGGATGCGGATATCTTCCTGATCGCCTCCGGTTCCGCGGCGGCGCAATCCCGCGAAGCGGTTCGGCTGCTCGATGAACAGGGGGTTCATGTCGGACTGATCAAGATCCGGTCGTTGCGTCCCTTCCCGACGCTCGAATTGCAGGAGGCCTGCCGCAGGGCCAAGTTGATCGTAATTCCGGAGTTCAATTATCCGGGTTGGATGGCCCGGGAAGTCTCGACCGCGTTGTACGGGGAGTGCCAAGCCCAGATCGTCGCCGGTCCCCGCGTGTTCGGCGGGATGACGATGCCGGTGGAGTTGATCGTCGAGCGTGTGCTCGGAGGACTGCACCAAGTGGATCCGACGCGGGTGCCGGTCGGGGCCAATATCGGCGGAGCGCCTTCCACTTCCACCGAAACCGCGAAACAAGTCTCCAAGGAAGACGTCAATCGGTTTATGCAAAACATCTGAGCCATTTCTGCCCATTTCGAAATGACGAAGCCCTCCGGTGATCCGGAGGGCTTCGTTTGTTCCTGTCCGTTGTTTCCGTTAACGCGATGAAAGGCCTTATGAAAAAACAAAACCGATGGAACGGTCCGTTGGTCCTGGAAACAGACCTGGAAGTTTTGGGACCCCGAAAACAGGGGAAGGTCCGGG
The window above is part of the Nitrospiria bacterium genome. Proteins encoded here:
- a CDS encoding transketolase C-terminal domain-containing protein; amino-acid sequence: MSEPTETEQKTNPQGDPITSAAVKVQAGKDPHAEAKKQRVVSPEHLFFEAPRERVFITGSEAGKEAIRRANVDFSVAYPITPQSETMQLIGVLYGEGYVKEYYRGEEEYGVMSAMAGASRAGVRCFTATAGPGTLRGIEAIASWPGHRLPLVAIFTCRVVNAPLAIQPDNIEISYLLNTGMILFHAENQQDVFDFILKSFIISEMNDVTLPVGIAYDGFFVTHARGYVMMPPKDIKLPPREAYHGAVPVLDAENPPARLSRDAPVQKSNFMSYNIHAVWQQEIWAAQERAKKYIRRYMDGLLEVNNPDADIFLIASGSAAAQSREAVRLLDEQGVHVGLIKIRSLRPFPTLELQEACRRAKLIVIPEFNYPGWMAREVSTALYGECQAQIVAGPRVFGGMTMPVELIVERVLGGLHQVDPTRVPVGANIGGAPSTSTETAKQVSKEDVNRFMQNI